The proteins below are encoded in one region of Terriglobia bacterium:
- a CDS encoding endonuclease/exonuclease/phosphatase family protein, which produces MKEQPRFRVATYNTHKCRGIDGRIRPSRVAEVLNELEADVIALQEVVSLKGGRKEQNQAQYLADAAGYDYRIGETRKLRGAVYGNVILSRFPVREVRVYDLTASRREARGCIRCDLEIAPGKIVHLFNVHLGTGYMERRKQARLLMSREVLLSPQLKHPRLIIGDFNEWTRGLVSKSLQHSFESVDIQLHLNRRRTYPGVLPIMHLDHMYFDRDLALEEFLLHRSRMALLASDHLPLVAEFCLGGK; this is translated from the coding sequence ATGAAAGAACAGCCTCGCTTCCGCGTAGCCACGTATAACACTCACAAATGCCGTGGCATTGATGGACGCATTCGCCCGTCCAGAGTTGCTGAAGTGCTGAATGAGCTTGAGGCTGACGTGATCGCACTGCAGGAAGTAGTGAGCCTGAAAGGCGGGCGCAAAGAGCAGAACCAGGCGCAGTACCTGGCGGACGCCGCAGGCTATGACTATCGCATTGGTGAGACGCGCAAGCTGCGTGGCGCCGTTTATGGCAACGTAATTCTCAGCCGCTTTCCCGTTCGTGAAGTCCGGGTCTATGACCTGACGGCTTCTCGCCGTGAAGCTCGTGGCTGCATTCGTTGCGATCTTGAGATTGCGCCGGGAAAAATTGTCCATCTATTCAACGTCCATCTGGGAACGGGATACATGGAGCGCCGCAAACAGGCGCGTCTGCTGATGAGCCGTGAAGTTTTGCTGTCGCCGCAGTTGAAGCACCCGCGTCTAATCATCGGCGACTTCAATGAATGGACGCGCGGCCTGGTTTCCAAGAGCTTGCAGCATTCGTTTGAGAGCGTCGATATCCAGTTGCACCTGAACCGTAGACGCACATATCCCGGCGTATTGCCTATCATGCATCTTGACCATATGTATTTTGATCGTGACCTGGCGCTGGAAGAATTTCTGCTGCATCGCAGCCGCATGGCCCTGCTGG